Genomic segment of Gilliamella apis:
GCTTTGTTTTTTGCTTCACCAGAGGTTACGCGAAGCAATGATACTCACTATCCTTATCGGCAAGATAGTGATTTTTGGTATTTTACTTTTTTTGCTGAGCCAGAAGCGCTATTGGCGGTGATAAAGGAGTCTGATAATCAAGCTCGTTACGTATTATTTAACCGTAAAAAGGATCCTTTAGCGGAAACATGGACCGGATATCGATTAGGTCAGCAGGCAGCATTAGAAAAAATTTGCGTAGATGAAGCTTATCTTTTTGATGATATTAATAATCTTTTGCCAAATTTATTGAATGGTAAAAAGGTTATTTATCATGCTGACCAGTTATACGAATATGCTGATGAAATAGTTAAAACAACATTACATAATTTAAGGCAAGGTGTTCGCAACAAATTTGTTGTCCCAAATATAATGATTGATTGGCGATCTATTGTTCATGAAATGCGTATGTTTAAATCGGATTTCGAAATGGCTATATTGCGCGAAGCTTGTGAAATAAGTGCTAAGGCACATATTCGCGCAATGCAAAAGTGTCAGCCTAGTTTGTATGAATATCAGTTAGAAGCGGAAATTTTACATGAATTTGCTTGGTATGGTGCTCGTTCGCCATCTTATAACACTATTGTTGGTGGGGGAAATAATGGTTGTATATTGCATTATGAAAATAATAGCGACCAATTGAAAGATGGCGATTTAGTCTTAATTGATGCTGGTTGTGAATATCAGTATTATGCTGGGGATATCACCCGTACATTTCCTATAAACGGTAAATTTAATCAGTCACAACGTGAAATATATGACATTGTGTTAACGGCACAATACGCGGCAATCAAATTATTACAACCAGGTACTTCAATATCAATAGTAAACCAACAAATTATTCGAATTATGGTTGAAGGTTTAGTTAAACTTGGCATTATGCAGGGCGATATCGAGACGTTAATTGCAAATAAAGCTTACATGACATTTTATATGCATGGTTTAGGACATTGGTTAGGTATTGATGTGCATGATGTCGGTAGCGATCGTGATCGCATCCTTGCTCCAGGCATGGTGTTAACGGTTGAACCAGGGCTCTATATTAATCAAGAAGCCGATGTTCCTGAACGTTATAAAAGCATTGGCATCCGTATAGAGGATAATATTTTAATTACTGATTCAGGCAATGAAGTTTTAACCGCAATGGTGCCTAAAGATCCTCAACAAATTGAACAATTAATGCAAATCAATCAATAGACTTATGATCAAGTAAGGTGCTAATCAATAATTTAAGATTAGCGCCATTAAGTTTTATTTCAAATAAATACTATTGAATGATAGTTATGGATTGATAAATGTCAGTTTAGTTATTACCTAAACTAATTGAACTATCGCGATTAAAGATAATCTTCATTTTGATATTTTTACCAGCAATTGGTTTGTATTTCCATGTTTTCATTGCCGTGATCACTGCGCGATTAAAAATATTATTGGGTTGAGCTTCAATAATTCTAATATTTTCAACACGTCCTTCACTATTTACATCAAACATGACAATAACATGACCTTCTAAGCGCATGTCTAGTGCTCTTCTTGGATATTCTGGGCGATTTCGGCTAATCGGTGTTGGATTACCCGAATATTGCTGATTATCAGAAATTTTAGGTGCTACTGACGTTTTGGCAGTATTATCACTAATTGCTTCTTGTCTAACTTGTTGCCGAGAGGCTTTTTGTGTTGGTGGTTTTTTCTTTTTTGGTTTCGGTTTTGGTTCTGGTTTTACTATTGTTGGTTTATCAGGTTCAACAGTAGGTTTTTCGGGTTCTTTTTCCGGTGTAGGATCAGGTGTTTCTTCTTTAACGATTTCAGGCTCAACAACAGGTTCAACGGGTTGTTCTTCAATAGGTTTATTATCTATGATTTCACTGTTTTCTGCGCCTTGAATATCAGGTGTATTTTCAACTAATGATTGTTCAGGGGCTGCTAATTGAGTAAGATCAACCATTACGGCTTTAATTGAATCATCACCTTCATCAACCATGATGTTATTTGCAAACAACGCTGAGCTAAATAATAATCCTAATAAAAGTAGATGTGATATCACAGCAACAGATACAAATACATATATATAATTATCCTGTTGCTTGTTAGCAATAGGTGATTGTGGCTCTTTTTCTGTATTGATATCTATATCAAAATTGATCTTCATAGCAGTAATAATTTATCCCTTAGGGCGTGTATTCTAAATGAAAATGCTTATCATTTGTAGCATTTTTTTAAATATGATTTATCAATAACTTGTTGCATAAAAATATTTATCAGATAATAGTAAGTAAATATCTCTCATTTGTAGCGGTTAGACTGATGAATAATCCATCGATAAAACAGATACTCGATCTAGTTCAAGAAGATTTAGTGAAGGTTAATCAGGCAATACAAGCAGAGCTTAGCTCTGATGTTGTATTAATCAATCAATTAGGCAATTACATTATTAGTAGTGGCGGTAAACGTATTCGTCCAATCATTGCGCTACTTATTGCTAAAGCACTGAATTATCAGGGTGATAAACATATTATAACGGCTGCTTTTATTGAATTTATTCATACTGCAACCTTATTGCATGATGATGTTGTTGATGAGTCAGATTTACGCCGAGGCAAATCAACAGCTAATGCATTATTTGGTAATGCTGCTAGTGTTTTGGTCGGTGATTATATTTATACTCGTTCTTTTCAAATGATGGTTCGTACCGAATCATTTAAAGTATTACAAATTATGTCTGAGGCCACGAATGTTATCGCAGAAGGTGAAGTCCAACAACTACTTAATTGTAATGATCCAGATATTACTAAAGAACAGTATCTACAAGTCATATATCGTAAAACAGCAAGACTATTTGAAGCGACATCTCATTCCGCTGCAGTCCTTGCTGAAGCGACCCCAGAACAAGAATTTGCCTTACAAGAATATGGAAAATATTTAGGAACTGCTTTTCAAATTATTGATGACTTATTAGATTATAGTGCCGATAGTAATCAAAAATTGGGTAAAAATTTAGGTGATGATCTTAATGAGGGTAAACCGACATTACCACTACTACATGCAATGCATCATGCTAATGCACAGGATGCGGCTTTAATCCGGCAAGCAATTGAACAAGGAAATGGCCGCCATTTATTAGATCATGTTTTAGCGGTGATGAAGTCATGCGGATCGCTTGAATTTACTTTAGAAACAGCCCAGCAAGAGGCAAATAAAGCGTTTAATGTGATTTCAATTTTACCAGATTCTCCTTATAAAAAAGCACTACAAGATCTGGCATTGTTATCAGTAAAAAGGGAAAACTAACAGTGATGTTTATTTGATAATTTTAAATACATTAGTTATACAATTTGTTTAATTAATATTGTTTTTTACCATTGATGGTGAATATTTCAAATTGAATTTTATTATGTTATGTAAATAGGTTGTACCCTTTTTATAACAATCCCATTGTTCAAATAAGGTTATTATCATGTTCAAAAGGTCTTGGCCGGTTTTTTTAATTTTCGTATCGATGATTTCTGTGCAATCAAGCGCTTCATTTGCTAAATATTTATTCCCAGTACTTGGTCCAGAAGCAATGACTGCTTGGCGTTTATTTTTTTCCGCTATTTTATTGGTCATAATCTTTAAACCTTGGCGTAAAACGATTTCTAAACCAGCAATTAAATATATTATTTTATATGGTATTGCCATGGGATGCATGAATTTATCTTTTTATAATGCTATCTCTCGTATTCCTTTAGGTATTGCTGTCGCAATTGAATTGACGGGGCCAATTATGGTCGCTATGTTTTCCGGTCGACGATTAACCGATTTTATTTGGTTAGCTATTGCCATAATTGGATTAGTTATGTTGTTGCCTATTCATCAAGCAGCCAGTGATTTAGATCCGATAGGTCTTTTACTTGCTTTAGGTGCTGGAGGCTGTTGGGCTGGTTATATTCTTTTTGGTCGTAAGGCAGGCGAAATATATGGTGCACCAAGTGTTGCACTCGGCTCGATTGTTGCTTCAGTATTACTCTTTCCTATTGGGGTATGGCAAAGTGGTAGCACAATGTTTTCCTTGGACATTTTACCATTAGCTTTCATGGTTTCACTGTTAGCATCAGCGATTCCTTATGGTCTTGATATGGTCGCATTACCGCGTTTACCAGCCCAAACTTTTAGTACCTTAATGAGTTTGTCGCCAGTATTTGCGGCATTTTCGGGATTAATTGTTTTACATGAACAGTTAACACATTACCAGTGGTTAGCTATTATGTTTATTATTGTTTCTTCGATTGGTACGGTATTAACTATGCATCGACCAAGTAAAATTAAAGTGCTAAATCGAGAAGATTGAGTGTATTGAGTTACTATCGCGTGTTTGGGCGCGATAGTAATTAAGTGAAAGAGAAGTAAAGTTAACTTTTATCGAGGCGGAAAACCCATGCCTCCGCCCATTAAGCCTTTCATTTGACGCATCATCTTCATCATGCCACCACCTTTCATTTTTTTCATCATTTTTTGCATATCTTCAAACTGTTTAAGTAGTTTGTTAACATCTTGTACTTGTGTTCCGGATCCATTTGCAATACGGCGTTTGCGTGATCCTTTGATGATTTCAGGATTTGCTCGCTCTTTTAATGTCATAGAGCCAATTATTGCTTCCATCTTGATGGTGATTTTGTCATCCATTTGCGCTTTAATATGATCTGGTAGTTGACCTACACCTGGTAATTTAGCCAGCATGGCCCCCATTCCACCCATATTACGCATCTGTTTAAGCTGATCTTGGAAATCATTAAAGTCAAATTTATCGCCTTTTTTTAACTTTTTCGCGATTTTTTCCGCTTTTTCACGATCAACATTACTCTGCAATTCTTCAATTAAGGAGAGAACATCTCCCATGCCTAAAATGCGCGAAGCAATGCGGTCAGGGTAAAAAGGCTCTAATGCATCCGTTTTTTCCCCCATCCCTAAAAACTTAATTGGTTTGCCAGTGATATGGCGGATTGATAATGCTGCACCACCACGAGCATCACCATCAACTTTAGTTAAAATGACACCGGTTAGTGGTAAGGCATCATTAAATGCTTTAGCTGTATTGGCGGCATCTTGTCCGGTCATTGCATCGACAACAAATAGTGTTTCAATTGGATTGATTGCATCATGTAGTGCTTTGATTTCATCCATCATGTCGCTATCAACATGCAATCGACCAGCGGTATCGACAATCAGTACATCAAAAAATTGTAATTTCGCATGTGAAATTGCTTTATTAACAATATCAACCGGTTTTTGATTGATATCTGATGGGAAGCACTCGACATCAATTGTTTTAGCAAGTGTTTCTAATTGTTTTATCGCTGCGGGTCGATAAACATCGGCAGAAACAACTAATACTTTCTTTTTTTGTTTTTCTTTTAAAAATTTTGCTAGTTTTGCAACGCTAGTTGTTTTACCTGCACCTTGTAAACCAGCCATTAGCATTACCGCTGGAGGCTGAGTAGCTAAGTTAAGTGAACTATTAACTTCACCCATTGCTGCAGTCAGTTCAGCTTGAACGATTTTTATAAACTCTTGGCCTGGGGTTAGTGTTTTATTTACGTCTAAACCGACGGCTTTTTGTTTAACTTGGTTAATAAATTCCCGTACTACAGGTAGGGCAACATCAGCTTCAAGTAATGCCATTCTGACATCACGCAGCGCATCTTTGATATTATCTTCAGACAGACGTCCACGACCACTAATATTGCGGAATGTCTGTGATAAACGGTCAGTTAAATTCTCAAACATACTAACTCTCAACAAATTAAAAAAATTATCACCTATCATATCAGAAAATTTGCAGAAGTCCCATGATCATAAATTTGTTATGGCTTGACACAAAATTGTGTTCCTGTTGAAATGAGAGTCATAATAAATAAAGGAGAAAGTTATCTATGGTGAAAGTAGTTAATACCGATAAAGCCCCTGCAGCTATTGGTCCTTATGTACAAGGTGTCGATTTGGGTAATATGTTATTTGCATCAGGTCAAATCCCAATTAATCCAGCAACTGGTGAGATGCCAACTTGCGTGAAAGAACAAGCTAAGCAAAGTTTAGCTAATGTTAAAGCAATTATTACTGAGGCGGGTTATCAAGTTAAAAATATCGTTAAAACAACTATTTTTTTAGCTGATATGAATGATTTTGCTGATGTTAATAGTGTCTATGAAGAATTTTTTACCGAAAATCAAGCAAGCTTTCCAGCTCGTTCTTGTGTGCAAGTAGCTCGAATTCCGAAAGATGCTAAAGTTGAAATAGAAGTTATTGCTGTTAAATAAGTTTGCCAAAATCATTAGCACCAATAGTGCTAATGAAGCAAAAAAGTTGAGGGAAGTTTTTTTGCGGCTTTTCTTGCTAAATTTTCCTATTTTTTGTCATCAGTTATGATGCTTTTCTATCTGGATCAGGCTGTTAAACACTCGATTTTATTTGCCTAAAATTATTTATATTTAAACTGTTATTTAGTGATTGATTGCTAATTGAGTTGGTGCAATAATCTACAATTATACATTGCTATTTATTGGTTAATTAGGTTGGAAAAATGTTTGAAAAAGTAGAGTCGTATGCTGGTGACCCAATTTTGTCATTAGTCGCAGAATTTAATAATGATAGCCGTCAGGATAAGACCAATTTAAGTATTGGATATTATTATGATGAAAACAGTGAGGTTCCGCAGTTATCATGTGTTAAAACGGCCCGTGATTATATTTATCAACATCAACAAGGCGCACAACTTTATTTGCCAATGAGTGGTTTACCTAGTTATTGCCAAGCGATCCAATCACTGCTTTTTGGTGAAGATAATTCTGCTATTCAAGCTAAACGTATTGCAACTATTCAAACGTTAGGTGGGTCAGGTGCCCTGAAAGTTGGTGCTGATTTTCTTTATCACTATTTTCCGAATTCTCAAGTATGGGTGAGTGATCCAACTTGGGAAAATCATATTGCTATTTTTAGTGGTGCAGGCTTTAAAGTAAATAAATATCCTTATTTTGACCCAACAACTTGTGGTGTAAAATTTGACGCTATGCTTGATACATTAAATAGCTTACCGGCTAAAAGTATCGTGCTATTACATCCTTGTTGTCATAATCCTACTGGTGTCGATTTAACACAGCCGCAGTGGGATAAAGTGATTGAAGTTTTACAAAATCGTGATCTTATCCCATTTATGGATATTGCTTATCAAGGTTTTGGTGAAAGTATCGAAAATGATAGTTATGCAATCAAAAAAGTCGCTGAGAAAGGATTATGTGGTTTGATCAGTAATTCTTTTTCTAAAACTTTTTCACTGTATGGAGAACGGGTAGGTGGATTATCCGTATTATGTGATGATAGCCAAGCAGCAAATTGTGTATTTGGTCAGTTACAAGCAACAGTTCGTCGTAACTATTCCAGCCCAGCTGCGTATGGAGCGCAATTGGTCTCATATGTATTAAATAATACGGAACTTAAAGCTTTATGGCTTAATGAAGTTCAAACCATGCGCAACCGTATTGTAACCATGCGTTCAACCTTAGTCGATTTATTAAAAACAGCAGCACCGGCACAAAATTTTGATTATTTGGTTAAACAAAGAGGTATGTTTAGCTATACAGGTTTTTCTAAAGAGCAAGTCACACAGCTAAAAGATGATTTCGCCGTTTATTTGGTGGGCAGCGGAAGAATGTGTGTGGCGGGATTAAATCACCATAATATACATCGTGTAGCAGAAGCATTTGCCACAATAAAATCATAATGTGACTAACTAGAGGAGAATCACATGTTACGTAAAGTATTTATTTTAATAGTAAGTATTGCGATGACAACAATGGTAGTTGGTTGTAACACGTTTAAAGGTGTCGGTAAAGATGTTCAATCTGGCGGTAAAGCAATTACGAATACGGCTGAAAATGTTAGTGAAAAGATGTAAATAGTGGCTGGAGTTACTTATAAATATTTTATAAATAAACAATAAATGAAGTATCGTATTTTTAATATTTTCTTTATATTTTTACTTGTAGGGTGTAGTTCGTTGAATTTTCGAACTGCACCTTTAACAATGGAAAATTGCCAGTATCAAAATCGTTCAGGTATTGAATTCAAGTTAAACCAACTTGAAAGCAATGTTTCAACATATCCCCATATTTACCTTTCTCAAAGTCGAGCTAGTCGTCATTTAACAACTAACTATGTCGGTTTAAAAGGCAAATTAACTGGTCAAATTTTTGTACGAGATTATCCGAAAGAGACATTTTGGCGAAGTCCTAATATATTTGAACGAGCATCAATGTATGATGACGGTTATGATGATTTGTATATTAGTCGTAAACAGAAGGAATCTCGTGATCGTAAGGCAAAATTTGTAGTAAAAGAAGCGGTATTAGAAAACTGTCAGATTATCTATATTTCCATTGATTCTTTAGCTAAAGATAGAGATAATCCTTCATTAATCGAATCTGCGGATTTATCTATTATTAAATAAGGATATTTATATGACTGATAACTCACCCCTTAGAGGATTAGGTGGCTGGCTTATTGTTGTTGCAATAAGATTAATTTTGAGTTGTATCAGTAATATATTTTTGATTATTTATATAAGCATTATCTTTATAAGATTGGCTAATTTTACTAATTCAAATTCCATTTTTTATAGTGAAAATCTTAACTGGATTTATCCATTAGAAATTGGTATGAATTTGATTCTTATTTTTTTTAATATCTACTTACTTTATCTTTTTTTCACTAAAAATTATAAATTTCCATCTTTGATGATTTGTTTTGAACTGTTAGTTATTGGATTGATGCTTTTAGATCAGTTTATTACTCATCAATTTACCACATTTAAAATTGAAAGCCGTGATTTGTTTAATATAGCCAAAAACATTATTTTGAGCGTTATTTGTATTTCTTATATGTTAAAATCTGAAAGAGTTTATAACACGTTTGTTAATGGGCGTCGTAGAGTGGAAAGTAATAACAATATTATTAGTTAATATATTTTTAAGGAACTAAAATGTCATCAAATTTTGAACCATCTTTAAAGGGCAAAGTTAAGAAAGCCGTAATTCCAGTCGCAGGCCTTGGCACGAGAATGTTGCCTGCAACCAAAGCGATTCCTAAAGAGATGTTACCCGTGGTGGATAAACCACTTATACAATATGTTGTTAAAGAGTGTATTGCAGCAGGAATAACTGAGATTATTTTTGTGACACATTCTTCTAAAAATTCGATTGAAAACCATTTTGATACTAGCTTCGAGCTTGAAGCTATGTTAGAAGCGCGAGTTAAACGTCAACTCTTGCAAGAAGTGCAAGGAATACTACCAAAACATGTTACTATCACAAGTGTTCGCCAAGGTTTAGCCAAAGGGCTTGGTCATGCGGTACTTTGTGCTTATCCTTTAGTTGGTGATGAACCTTTTGCTGTTGTGTTACCGGATGTGATTATCGATGAGTATGAAAGTGATCTTACTCAAGATAATTTAGCGGCGATGATTCATAATTATCATGAGACTAAACATAGCCAAATTATGGTTGAGCCGGTACCAAAAGAACTTGTTTCATCTTATGGTATTGTTGACTGCCGTGGTGAAGAGTTATCTGCAGGTAATGTAACACAAATGTATAGTGTAGTTGAAAAACCGTCAATTGAAGAAGCACCATCTAATCAATCTGTGGTAGGCCGTTATGTATTGTCTGAAAAAATTTGGCCTTTATTAGCCAAAACACCATTAGGTGCTGGTGGTGAAATTCAATTAACTGACGCAATTGCGATGTTACTTGCAGAAGATCCTGTTGATGCGTATTGCATTAAAGGCCGAAGCCATGATTGTGGTAATAAATTAGGTTATGTCCAAACTTTTGTACAATATGCAATGCGTCATAAAAGTTTAGGCGATGATGTTAAAGCGTGGTTAAAAACGATTTAATTTTTGGCCTAATCAACTGATATAAAAAAGACGCCAATTGGCGTCTTTTTGCTATTTGTTTAGAATATATCGAAAGTGTAATTTTTATCATTAAACTTCTGACTGCTCATTATCCAAGGTCACATTAGGATCGTTATAGATATCCATATTCATTAATCCAACTTCATGATCGGTTGCAATTGCTGCTGTCATTGCACCGGATACATTGGCTAAGGTTCTGGCCATATCAATGATTGGATCAACGGCTAGCACCATGCCGATTAAAGGGAAGTATTCTGCCATTCCCATGCCTGATAGTACAACGGTTGCGGCAACTGTTGCAGTACCCGGGATACCGGCGATACCAATTGAACCTATAACGACCACAATTACTAGCATAATATAAAATTGGATATCAGTATTAATGCCTACCATATGGGCAACCATTACGGCAAGCAGTGCAGGGAAAAATCCAGCACAACCATTCATTCCCATTGTACTACCCAATGATCCCACTAGATTAGCAGTACCAGTATTTACCCCCATTCTGACGGTCAATGTTGATATTGTCATAGGTAATGTACCGACTGATGAGCGGCTGGTAAAAGCCAGTAACCATGTACCAAGTGCTTTTTTAATAAATGTGATTGGTGAAATACCATGTACCATCACAATCACGATATGTACTGCAAGCATTAATATGGTAGCAAGGTAAATTGCTAATACAAAGCTTGATACTTCGACTATTGCAGGAATA
This window contains:
- a CDS encoding entericidin A/B family lipoprotein; the encoded protein is MLRKVFILIVSIAMTTMVVGCNTFKGVGKDVQSGGKAITNTAENVSEKM
- a CDS encoding RidA family protein translates to MVKVVNTDKAPAAIGPYVQGVDLGNMLFASGQIPINPATGEMPTCVKEQAKQSLANVKAIITEAGYQVKNIVKTTIFLADMNDFADVNSVYEEFFTENQASFPARSCVQVARIPKDAKVEIEVIAVK
- the ffh gene encoding signal recognition particle protein; this encodes MFENLTDRLSQTFRNISGRGRLSEDNIKDALRDVRMALLEADVALPVVREFINQVKQKAVGLDVNKTLTPGQEFIKIVQAELTAAMGEVNSSLNLATQPPAVMLMAGLQGAGKTTSVAKLAKFLKEKQKKKVLVVSADVYRPAAIKQLETLAKTIDVECFPSDINQKPVDIVNKAISHAKLQFFDVLIVDTAGRLHVDSDMMDEIKALHDAINPIETLFVVDAMTGQDAANTAKAFNDALPLTGVILTKVDGDARGGAALSIRHITGKPIKFLGMGEKTDALEPFYPDRIASRILGMGDVLSLIEELQSNVDREKAEKIAKKLKKGDKFDFNDFQDQLKQMRNMGGMGAMLAKLPGVGQLPDHIKAQMDDKITIKMEAIIGSMTLKERANPEIIKGSRKRRIANGSGTQVQDVNKLLKQFEDMQKMMKKMKGGGMMKMMRQMKGLMGGGMGFPPR
- a CDS encoding amino acid aminotransferase, which produces MFEKVESYAGDPILSLVAEFNNDSRQDKTNLSIGYYYDENSEVPQLSCVKTARDYIYQHQQGAQLYLPMSGLPSYCQAIQSLLFGEDNSAIQAKRIATIQTLGGSGALKVGADFLYHYFPNSQVWVSDPTWENHIAIFSGAGFKVNKYPYFDPTTCGVKFDAMLDTLNSLPAKSIVLLHPCCHNPTGVDLTQPQWDKVIEVLQNRDLIPFMDIAYQGFGESIENDSYAIKKVAEKGLCGLISNSFSKTFSLYGERVGGLSVLCDDSQAANCVFGQLQATVRRNYSSPAAYGAQLVSYVLNNTELKALWLNEVQTMRNRIVTMRSTLVDLLKTAAPAQNFDYLVKQRGMFSYTGFSKEQVTQLKDDFAVYLVGSGRMCVAGLNHHNIHRVAEAFATIKS
- the galU gene encoding UTP--glucose-1-phosphate uridylyltransferase GalU, whose amino-acid sequence is MSSNFEPSLKGKVKKAVIPVAGLGTRMLPATKAIPKEMLPVVDKPLIQYVVKECIAAGITEIIFVTHSSKNSIENHFDTSFELEAMLEARVKRQLLQEVQGILPKHVTITSVRQGLAKGLGHAVLCAYPLVGDEPFAVVLPDVIIDEYESDLTQDNLAAMIHNYHETKHSQIMVEPVPKELVSSYGIVDCRGEELSAGNVTQMYSVVEKPSIEEAPSNQSVVGRYVLSEKIWPLLAKTPLGAGGEIQLTDAIAMLLAEDPVDAYCIKGRSHDCGNKLGYVQTFVQYAMRHKSLGDDVKAWLKTI
- a CDS encoding EamA family transporter codes for the protein MFKRSWPVFLIFVSMISVQSSASFAKYLFPVLGPEAMTAWRLFFSAILLVIIFKPWRKTISKPAIKYIILYGIAMGCMNLSFYNAISRIPLGIAVAIELTGPIMVAMFSGRRLTDFIWLAIAIIGLVMLLPIHQAASDLDPIGLLLALGAGGCWAGYILFGRKAGEIYGAPSVALGSIVASVLLFPIGVWQSGSTMFSLDILPLAFMVSLLASAIPYGLDMVALPRLPAQTFSTLMSLSPVFAAFSGLIVLHEQLTHYQWLAIMFIIVSSIGTVLTMHRPSKIKVLNRED
- a CDS encoding DUF2569 domain-containing protein; this encodes MTDNSPLRGLGGWLIVVAIRLILSCISNIFLIIYISIIFIRLANFTNSNSIFYSENLNWIYPLEIGMNLILIFFNIYLLYLFFTKNYKFPSLMICFELLVIGLMLLDQFITHQFTTFKIESRDLFNIAKNIILSVICISYMLKSERVYNTFVNGRRRVESNNNIIS
- the ispB gene encoding octaprenyl diphosphate synthase: MNNPSIKQILDLVQEDLVKVNQAIQAELSSDVVLINQLGNYIISSGGKRIRPIIALLIAKALNYQGDKHIITAAFIEFIHTATLLHDDVVDESDLRRGKSTANALFGNAASVLVGDYIYTRSFQMMVRTESFKVLQIMSEATNVIAEGEVQQLLNCNDPDITKEQYLQVIYRKTARLFEATSHSAAVLAEATPEQEFALQEYGKYLGTAFQIIDDLLDYSADSNQKLGKNLGDDLNEGKPTLPLLHAMHHANAQDAALIRQAIEQGNGRHLLDHVLAVMKSCGSLEFTLETAQQEANKAFNVISILPDSPYKKALQDLALLSVKREN
- a CDS encoding TonB family protein, producing MKINFDIDINTEKEPQSPIANKQQDNYIYVFVSVAVISHLLLLGLLFSSALFANNIMVDEGDDSIKAVMVDLTQLAAPEQSLVENTPDIQGAENSEIIDNKPIEEQPVEPVVEPEIVKEETPDPTPEKEPEKPTVEPDKPTIVKPEPKPKPKKKKPPTQKASRQQVRQEAISDNTAKTSVAPKISDNQQYSGNPTPISRNRPEYPRRALDMRLEGHVIVMFDVNSEGRVENIRIIEAQPNNIFNRAVITAMKTWKYKPIAGKNIKMKIIFNRDSSISLGNN
- the pepP gene encoding Xaa-Pro aminopeptidase: MVDMHSKTELLARRNKLLAQMEPNSIALFFASPEVTRSNDTHYPYRQDSDFWYFTFFAEPEALLAVIKESDNQARYVLFNRKKDPLAETWTGYRLGQQAALEKICVDEAYLFDDINNLLPNLLNGKKVIYHADQLYEYADEIVKTTLHNLRQGVRNKFVVPNIMIDWRSIVHEMRMFKSDFEMAILREACEISAKAHIRAMQKCQPSLYEYQLEAEILHEFAWYGARSPSYNTIVGGGNNGCILHYENNSDQLKDGDLVLIDAGCEYQYYAGDITRTFPINGKFNQSQREIYDIVLTAQYAAIKLLQPGTSISIVNQQIIRIMVEGLVKLGIMQGDIETLIANKAYMTFYMHGLGHWLGIDVHDVGSDRDRILAPGMVLTVEPGLYINQEADVPERYKSIGIRIEDNILITDSGNEVLTAMVPKDPQQIEQLMQINQ